The stretch of DNA TGTTAAGGTCATAAAAGATAAGGAATAACAGAGGAACTCTTTGCAGACTGAAGACATGACAATTCTAGACACCTATGATCCTGGACCTAGATGAGGTTAGTGGAGATGGTCacattaattaatattatattaacttCCTGATGTATAGGGTTGTTCGGTGGTTAAAAAGATGAATATCCTTGAACTTAGgtaatatacatttaagtatCAAGAGGTAATGGGACactgtgtgtgcacacatttgCAAATGGTTCAGAAATGTTAACATTGGGGTATCTCGGTAAAGGGTACTATTTCTGCAACCTTtatgtaaatttgaaattaaaaacaataaatttttaaaaatgttgtctaTACccaaaatagaagagaaataaattctgGAAGGATAACACAATGAAGTTAATGGTGAATCAAGACAGGTTCTGGCTCCGCCCATGCCAGAATTTCACCATGGTTCCATTACTTAAATTTAAGGACTATATTACTCCATGTACTCACCATAACATCAGTTATcctaacatttaaattaaaagaaaaatacatccaAAACCAGAAGAGGTCCTACTTGACAATCTACACTAATGGAGGAACACAGGTAATAATACTTTTcgaaaaatctgtattttaacattgGAATGTGTTTGTATTTACATTTGAAGTACGGGCATGTCTACACTGGTAACTTTTTGTGAAAAAAAGTCACTGCCCTAATTCTGGAACATAATACTAATTTTCAAATATAGTACAAATGGCAGATCCTGCAGAAAAACATTTAGTAGGCTGATAAAGACTAAGCTATGAAATTTAAATCCTATGTCATACCATGATTTCTTTTTGATGGCTAATAtgctaaatttattatttctaaaactaaaattagcAATTAAAATAGTATGTAAGACATGACTGGCACTTTACCTTTGTTCTTACAAAGAATGATTTGTCTTCTGTTTCGACAAGGTAGAACAGGAAGGTACTTTTACAAGCCTCTTTCACAACACTTCTTAGTTTGATGTGCAAATTGCTGCACAAGTCTATGATTATGTCTTCAAAGGAGATTGACCGTCCTGGGAAAGGCAGATACATCACTTGAGCAGTGGCTTCTCCAGAAGCATCATTTAGCTCTTTGTCTTGGAAAACGACTTGGTTGCTATTCTTCATCACCTTGTTGAATTCGGCATACTCATTGAGAATAAGTGAGATATCATTCCGAGATTCCTTCAAAGTACTGTTGTATTTCAGTTTGTTAAGGTGGAATGAAACAGTCTGACTTCTTTGAGAATGTGTAAGATCTCTATTATGACTACATCTCTCTCTCCAAGAGGAAGAGTTGTCCAGATTGCTGGCTGTGTAGCCTCTCCTGGGCTGCCCCTGTGGTCTGGGATCTGACTCCACAACTGTTACCAGAAGGGGGCTTCTGCTCCTAGGTGCAGGATGCAGAATTGAGGCCTCAGATATTTTTGTCAAAGGGAAAGCACCAATGGAGATCTGGGTCGGTAACTCCTTTGGAAAGACATTGGTGGAGGAGGCAGAATGCTGAGAATCCCCATTCTTTATGGTCTGTTTTAGCTTATGTGCAAAACGCAGATACTCCAGGTCCAAAGTGTTCTGGGTGAGGTCGTCTGCCACCTGCCAAGTGCTTGTCCAGGAGCTGGGCAGGTCACAGTTTGCAGTGAAACTCGGGTGCCTCCTCAGGCTGTGTGAAGTTCTCATGGTGTCTTTGAGCTCTTTTGTTACAGAGAAGTTGGCGTAAGTCCTGAGGATCCCGTGGAGATCTCGGATTTGGACGTAAGGCGGCACacacttctcttctttctttaccCTAGTGGTCCAGTGCCCGGGAGGGAGGCTCATCTCCATGCCTGGAACCTGGCTAGAGCAGCCCCAGTCCCCTTGGTGGTTGTGGAAGTTCAACGATGACTCACAGCCATCTGTGGGAACATCTTCTTTTTTCCTGGTGTAACTACCTCTTAGAGTACAAGAATCCTCCAAATCGCATTTGGCATTTCTACAATCACCAAGCAGGTCTAGATCAGAATCTCCAGAAAGCAGTTCATAGTGCATGTCGGAATTCCCACTGACCTCTGCATCTCTGCCTAGGGTTTCAGAACCAGCCTGAGCCCTGAGCCCCTCCCCACCGTTCTCAATTTCTATGTGCTCTGTGGATATTCCACAAACAGAAGTATCAAAGGATTCTGAAACAAAGGAGGCCAAAGGCTCTTTACTGAGATTTTCCCTGGTGTCTGCTGTATTTTGGTAGGGACTAGCACAAAGGGAGGAAACCCCAACATTCAACAGCTCCTTTGTTTCACATGTTGACACATCTTGCAGCGTGTGGATGGCTTTGCATTCGCCTTTTAGAGAAGATTTGGTGTTGGACTGAGGGCCAGCAGGGCCTAGACCTGTGATTTCTTTATGTAACTCAGCTTCAGTTTCACCATTCTTAAGCAAACTGGCCATCCTGACTGCTGGTATTTCCTGTGCTTGAAATGCCGGCTCCGCATTTATTGGTCTTACATAATGGGTTAATGTGGCACTGTCTGAGGAAGAACAAAGTGTGGGGACCACTGAGCACATGCATCCCTGTGTAGAATAAGCTCCATCAACTGAGGCAGTTGTCAAGGACTTCACCTGCAGATAAACGCCTTCATCTGTTTTCAAATCACTGGTAAGGAGATTGTTCTGACTGCTTTTAGGGCTAGTCTGCTGTTTTACTATACCACTTGGTACGGCTGTGGAAACCAATGTGTCAGACAAAGACATATTTTCAGTAACATTTCTGGGACTAAATGGAGGTGCACTGGACTCCAAGACAAGATGTTTTAAGTCcaaatttctgttttctactcTAATTGGCTGCAATGGATTTCCTGATTTTACCAGTTTTTCAGAAGGACTGAAGTCACCTGTGTATTCGGCAGCTGAGGCAGGCTGGTTTAACTCCCTACCATAGCACTGCACCTTTCCTGAGAAAGATAAACCCTCGTCATGCTCACTTGAGACAATGTCCTCAGTTACTTTACCAGGAAGGGTTGGTCTACCTGTTCTTCCTGGATGATCAGTTAATATTAGAGGCATTTCAGCAGAGACCTGCATTTGTTGTACCTGGGTAAAGTTATCTTGCCCCACTGGATGGGTAGGACcaacaaaaaaattttctttttctgttatgcCTAAGTCTTCTGACACACGCTGGGAGATTCGGTTGCTCTTCTCACACTGTGTACcatgaagttttaaaatgcatggaGTCACAGCCTGATACGGTCGTGTCTCTTTAACTGGTACTGGAGGTTCAGGACTAGAAGCTGGTGATACTTCCTCAATTACAGAATCAAAGGGAAAATCAGAGGTCACATTAATTTCCTCTGCAATCTCAAGTGTGCAATTTTCTTTAGAAAGTATTACAGTAACTGGTTGTAAATTATCCCCCTTTCTCTCCTTATTTTCTACTGGTTCTTCTGACACTGTGGGATATACTGACGCACTGTCAGCAGAATTCACTTCTCTGCTTTCTGTGACAGCCACCTCTTCTGGTTCACCTATTTCCTCAGCTACATCTTGAAGTTCTAAATTTGAAAATGGGGCCTCTTCAAATTGCTCTATTTCACCAGCTGGCATTTCTTCTCTGGGACTTGTAGGTGGTGATATTGTTAGAGCTAAGTCAATGTCAGAATCTTCCTCTGATAACTCTAGGCTGACCTCTCTACTCACAGCCAGCCTTCTTTGTTTGATAAATACTGAATCAAActcttcaaaattcatattttcagtGTTGGGACCATTCTTGTCATTCTTCCTCAGTTCTAAAGAGTCACCTGATGTGTGGCATCCTGATGAAATGCAGTTCAGTGAACACTGCTTTCCCAAGGCAGTAGAGGCTGCTGATGAGTCCACTTCAACCTGTGTCGGTTCTACAAGCCCTTCTGAAGACAGGCTGAGGAGACTCTGCGTCTGCGAAAGGAAATTCTGAGTGCACCTCACTTCTTCACTCGGTAATAGATAACTAGAACTTTTAACTAATGATAATGCCTCCATTACCATTGCTTTATCAGACGGTAATGAGACTGGAAGAGGCATCTCTTTCTGTAATGAACACATTTCTTTATCAAGTGTCTCTCTACCTACTGAGGAGGCACAAAGGTACTTAGAGCCTTTCTGTCCTGCAACTACTAGAGAGGAAATGTCCCTCAGGCCTTGTGTTTGTGCCTTTTCCGAGGTGGATACAGGATGTCTAAGGCTTGCAGCAGGTGATACTTGCTTAATCAACTCCTTATTAAAGGTTGTAGGTTCATCAGCTGTATTTACAGCTTCTGTCTGTAATGGTACATGtgcatttttttcaaagatgagaGTAACTGGTTCTGGATTAATCATTGCACACTCCATATTATCATCCTTTCTTTCCAAGGAAGGGTGACATTCATTGTTTATGGGGCTGCCATGTTGGATAAGGTCCTGTAAAGTACCTGTTTTTGTTTGCATTGCTGCATCAGGAACATCCGCTTTGTTTTCAAGGGTGCTACACACAGAGCTCTGACATATCACTGGCTGACTACCAGTCCCATCATAAGTCCTGGTGAATGTGGTTTGAGTAACAGTGCCACTGTAAGAAGCCACTCTTGTGCTATCCAGTGGCTGAacaatttcttcttcattaggAACAGAGGGTCCATTAGTTCGTGTACTTCCAATACCAGAAAGCGCAAGATTAGAAGTCTTCAGTTTATCGAATGATTCTTGTTTAGCTTCTTCCCCAATTACCTGAAATGGccaaagtaaaaaaacaaaaaaaatcagtcacataaaatgttttttatacaATTATATGTACATGtgaagaacagaaaagataaaaattaattttagtttgtgaatgttcttttgaattttctagctGAAAATATCGCAGGGTACAAATCAAGCAAATCCCTCTTTTAAAGGCAGGCTTAAAATACCCCCAAtgggatttgttttctttaaaaccaTACACAGAGGAGACCTCCAAAACTTTCTGAACTTtgaagcttttttctctttttaaatgagctttttggaagaaaaatagcTAGACTACTGACAATTTAAGACTTTAAATGCAGCCTGTTTGCTACTTAGCACCACTTAATCCAGAAGTGTAGCACtagagaaaaagcattcaattttgtttttaataaattagattatttttatttttttttaagacagggtcttgctttatcacccaggctggagtacagtggagtgatctcggctcactgcaacctctgcctcccgagttcaagtgactctctgcctcagcctcccgagtagctgggattacaggtgcatgccattatacccagctaatttttgtattttcagtagagatgaggtttagccatgttggccaggctggactcaaactcctgacctcaagtgatccacccacctcagtctcccaaagtgctgggttacaggtgtgagccaccgtgcccagcctaaaagataatttttaaaaagcaaagaataacatttttaacatCCGTTTTCAATTAGACCATAAGTACACTATCATCTGAAACTTTCCCATGAGGCAACAGAGTAAATTAATTACTATCCCCTGTACTCAGAATACATTGATTCTAGTAAATAAAGGCCCCTCATCCCTTAGCTATCTTTTTTTGCATAAAACTGGGGATACTTTCTTTCTCATCTTAATACCTCCTATTGTACAGGGCAATTGAAAACTTATCAATGTGGTTTGCATTCATAAACTGAACTAAAAGGAACTGATTCAAACAGTAGCAAGCAGGATTTAGGTTAAACATGAGCAGAGCTATCATCTCAGGACAGTTCTGATAACCTCATAAACAggttggtgtttgttttttgttttatttaaagccTCAAGCATGGTCTTGTCCAGCATATGATAAAATGAACTGATGATACAACTGATCATACCTCTGCAATGCTGGAAACACCATGCTTATAAACTGCCTGCCATGTCTTGAAGCGTACATGTTGGAAATCAGGAACTGTGTTCAAAATCTCTTGTTAAAAACATTTCTGTCTTAGGTAGGGCGTGGCctctcacacctgcaatctcagaaCTTTGGCAGGCTGTGGCAGGCGGGTCGCTttaggccagaagttcaagaccagtctggccaacatggtgaagcctagtctctattaaaaatataaaaattacccaggtgtggtgtcatgcgcctataatcccagctacttgggaggctgaggcagagagtcacttgaacccgggaggcagaggctacagtctcaaaaaaaaccaaaccaaaccaacaaaCCCATCTCtggccggggcagtggctcatgagattctgtctcaaacaaaacaaaataaaacaaaacaaacaaaaaaacaatttctggccggggcagtggctcacgcctgtaatcccagcactttgggaggccgaggcaggtggattgcctgaggtcaggagttccagaccagcctggccaacatgagaaaaccccgtctctactaaaaatacaaaaattagctgggcgcggtggtgcatacctgtagtcccagctacttgggaggctgaggcaggagaatcacatgagcccggaaggcagagactgcagtgagccgagatcacaccactgcattccagcctgggcgacagagacaccgtctcaaaacaaaacaaaatctcagtcctgtaatctcagcactttgggaggccgaggtgggcagatcacctgaggtcaggagttcgagaccagcctggccaacatggtgaaaccccgtctctactaaaaatacaaaaattagccaggtgtggtggcaggcgcctgaaatcccagctacttgggaggctgaggcaggagaatcagctgaacccaggaggcagaggttgcagtgagccaagatagtgccactgcgcttcagcctgggggacGAGTCAAGACTtcttcccaaaacaaaacaaaaaaacagagtcaGAGTCAGCAGCGTGGGGCTGAGACACCAGAGTTTTAAGAGAACAAAGTATTACAAAAGTCTTGATAGTCAGTGTCCTTCTGAGAACTTTAATGGCCCTCCCAATCATGTGGCTGGTAACGTTTAGCCTCAGTCCTAAATCTCACCATGACTGTACtcttagtgaaatgcaaatcgtGACAAtcttgatatatttatatttcgaTATATTTTTACTGCAGGTAAAGTATAATGCTTCTAAAATAAAGTCTGATAATTCAGAAAGAGTACTCAACTAAACACATGACTAGCAGCAACATGCTCTTGGTTTCTAGTGGCTATCATGCCAGAATCCCCTTCACATTCCGGTGTGCCAACTGGTGGAGGGAGTGTGATAGCATACCTGTGTGCCTTTCAAGTACAGGCACAGCATTCAACGAGatgacaaaaaaccaaaacctatGTAAGTACATACTAAGGAGATTGTTAGGAATCATTGATTTGAACAGTCAGGCTTGCCAAAGTCATTGCTAAAATTAGTACTGATGATAGTTAATTATATATTACCACAACAAATGGTATTTTATAAGAAACTAGCATGTATATACGTTTTAATCTAAACCTCCCTGattaaactatattttcttattctaagGTGGTGATTCTTAACTGGATTTTACATAATTCTTTGAGAACAGGATGGAACTGCTGAATcccatctttagaaaaaaaaaaagcacatacatAGTTAACGTTTAGGTTTTCTAGACTGGAATCTTGGCTTGACAATTTtctatgtgaccttaggcaatttctttacttctctgtgctttagttttgTCATCTGTGTAATGGGGAGATTAATAGTCTTTAACTTATTTGAGAATGAACTGAGTTCATGTGAGTGAAGGGCTTAGAACACTCACTATCCGGCACACAGTGACTCAGAAATCTTTAATTCTCATGATGATGACAATCACTTGAAGATATTCACCAGTTTTGTGAGGCTCACCCAAGGACCTCCAAGTCCCCAGTGACCCCGGGTACAGGAACACTGTCTACTCTTTGTTAAGACAGGAATCATAGATGCTGCCCAAACCCAAGCAATATTATTCTAGAATAAATTTGGGTTGAAAGCTTTAAAAGGTAGGTAATCTTATCAATTCATTTGCTTAGAATTTTGTTAACAACTTTGAGATTTGCTCCAGGTAAAATCTGGATTATCTGGCCTGGTTGAATGTCAGTTGAGAACAATGGAACAAAACGAagtatattttccatatttacaAATAGTTATTTGCAATGGGTCTTCTCTCACAGGTCTGGCATTTTACTATTCCAGCATCTGTcttcaaacataattttaatacaaGTAATTTTAGTTTACTTTAAGGTTTATCAAAGTatgtctaatatttattattgctaTATTTGATCCTTAAACAATATTCTACATAAGACATGACAGGCATTAGtcacctcttttaaaaattaaggaaataagcaATTTGCCTCAAATTATGGTGGGCTCCCAGGTCATGTGGACCCTATGACACttttctactctgtttttttttcaatcaggATGGCAGGTAAGCTCTACCTGCAGACAATTCGAGGACACTTCATGAAAACTAAGTTTTTGGTGTAATAGTTCTTTACATACCTTGAGAATTCACtgtcctaaaatttaaaaattccttgttTTGAATGTGATTTTacatataaactttttttcttccaaaataatgCCAACATTTAACAGTATTCAGCCTAACGTACCTCATTATTATAAGAACAGACGAAATCCTGGTTTTCTAGGGTGTCTGGATGACGCTTTCTTGCAAaagtttttttctgttcattctgTACACAGAGTTCCAAGCCTTGGGTAAGTGGTGTTTTAATGAAAGGAAGCAAGCAGTTAGGATCACGGAAGGACACTTCAGCAGCATGAGCCCTGGAAATTTCGTTAGTCTCCAAGAGAGGGTCTGCAGAACATCTTTCCAAACCAAGGCACTCCTCAATTTCACTGAGCTCACAAGATTCTAACGTGCTATTTATAGACACATATTTTGCTGGGTTGCTGTGTTCTACAACTTTTCGGGAAGATCGTATGACTTTGTTCTGATTGCTGTAAAACAGAGCTACCCACATATGAAGTAAAAGCTTCACTTCTTCCACATTATCAGGCAAATCAGTATTCCAGGGCCTAAGAGTTTACAGAAAGAACACATGAAAATCATTGAAAATGGTTATTTTAGTTGATTACCTACCTTATCATAAGCAAGTGCCTCCAACACTAACcttagtttttgttatttttaaaatttacagataTGAAACATGAATGAGTAAATATGTAGTTGACTTAACAAATAATTATCAATCTAACCCActcattttacagagacaggAACTGAGAATCAGAACATGTAATTGCCTTCCTTCAAATCACAAAACCTGTATGGCAGAACCATGATCTGAACATGGGTAGCACGTGTCTTTTACGTCATACAAATTCACTCTGGACACAAAATACTTATTGTAGAAACAGTTTCACCAATACCCAAATCCTCATCACCATGTGTTTGCTAAGTCTGgctgattcatttattttccatttttaatagctGAGAAAGTCTGAAGATAAAATCTCTCTCTGGGCAATTCAACAGAACTATACTATTTTCAGATTATAGTTGTGAAAAATATCCTGAAACTGTAAAGGGAGACAGAAAACATTTCTGGCCCTCTGGCAGGCAAAAGGATGGCAGATCGCCAGAGTATGGTAAGTTAGGGGGGCTGCAGAGTTGGGCAACAGCTAAACAGGAAGTTCTAAGGAAATGACCTTTATGAGTATATATGAACATGTGTATGGAAGAAAGCCTGACAGCTGTAGAGTCCATATAGTCAGATGTGAAATAGTTCATTAATAGGGAGCTGAATGTCACTTCATGTAGCTAACGAGTGCTTCTTGCTAACAGTAATGGTTACCATTTATTATTACTACTGGCCAGTCACTGTGCAAAAATCCGAATATATGTAACCTCAGGATGCAGCTACATACTTAAGTGTTGGCGACAGACTGTCATCCACCATTGATGTCACCTGAAaatctgttagaaatgcagaatgtcAGGTCTGTCCCTGAGGAGAATGCATCAGAATCTGCAGTTCAGTGAAATCTCTAGATGAGCAGCACACGTAATTAAGAAGCACTGTCCAGAAGCAAGAcacttgcccaggatcacaggAGGTAAGAAAGGGAAAGAACCTGGGTTCAAACCTACACTCCAAAGATGGTGCTGGTCACCACTCTGTTATTATTGCCTTGATTCCTTCTTGAGGGAGATCTATAGAACAATCTTATGTGAAACTACTTAGTCCTATCAATCTGACCAATTTACCAAGctacaagtgatttttaaaatgtttcctctgGAATTCAGTCtgtaaagcattatttctaaaTCTCACACTATTTTACATTAAGATCTCATGTAAAAATTGAAATTCAAAAGCCACAAGGGCTTACGAAGGAGCACTGCAAATTGGAAAGCTATTCATCAggctaaaattatctttaaaaagttcTCCACATGAGCACAGGGGGAAAACCAGCCTGTTACTCTTTATTGCCAGGAAACATATTTGCTTGATGTTATTATCAAATTTCTGGTTTTACACacacttctttctccttctccagaGTTTGGCACAAGTTTCCCCATCTCACTACATTCATCTCAACAGAAAAATTTCATCCATTTTCACCAAGCTTCACTCATACTCACCCATGTAATGCTCTTACTACAGTTTTTTCCAGTGGGTTGTTGGTATATTTGCTATCTAAGCTGAATGCATATTCTGTTTCACATTTGAAAGTGATCTTAACGGAGTCATCACAGCTAAACACTATACGAGAGCAAGAAGATTTTTTCACACGGGAAGACGCTTGTCGATCCTTGGGCTTCACCATGGGCTCGTCAGGAGGCTTTTGCTGAAGCAAAAGACCAGGCTGATGCCGAAATGGCATGACTTTCCCCACTGGGGTTACTGCTTCAGGGCTTTTTGTCCCATTCTTGGGAAACACAGGGCTTGGTATCTCTCTCTCCTGtagatttttctttgaatgttctCTAAGGAGCAGGGCATAAGAAtgttccacagaaacagaagaGCTTTGACTTGCATCTGAAGATTCTAGCATTTCCTCAGTAAGTGCTGACTGGGCTTTAGCAGGGGCCTGACTACACAGAACCAAGCTTTCTTCATCTTGGCTAACAATTAAGTCTGTCTCAGAATTACTCTTCCTATCAGAAGATGGGTTAGGAAGTAATTCGCCTTTTTGACTTTTAACTCCTCTGTGATATTCATGGTCAGATGTACTTCGCAAAGAATTTTCTTTAGAGAGCAAAACATCATTTTGTGGCAATTCAGAGGAACAGTGAAGATTTCTAGGCTCAGATACCGGTGTGGAAGAAGTAGCAGAGCTTAATGCTAGATCGGCCAACATATTTAGGGCCTGGGAGTCATAGTTGACAATGGAGTTTTCAGGAAGATCATTGTGAGCCACTGTGGTATTTTCTGGTTGAACGCTATTTATGCTAATCCCATCTTCTTGACCATCTCTTGAAATTTCTGATTGAAGCTTTGAAGCAGTTTCTCCTTTGACttcagtataaaagaaaaaaaaaagagagatgtgtTTGCTTGTTATAGAATTAATTCTCTGCCATATTACTATGATGGTTAACTCAACATGTTTGAGAAAAACTTGTTACATATATTGCATATTAAAATTTACTATTAGATTAAGGTCTCTTCCAACCCTCAGGTAAAACTTGTAATACATagcatattaaaattttctattagaTTAAGGTCTCTTTCAACCCTCAGATTATAATGTGTTAAACCAGAGGGACAAGTCTTAAGGAATGTGTacattaatttagaaagaaattacCTTTCAAAAACATATGAACTGATCTACACACAAGACATACAGCTCAGCTCAAAAAAtgtacaaacagaaaaaaacaaaacaaaaaaaagatgacagtCCTGCCCTTGGGGAGCTTACAATCTAATAAGGACAGGAACGTAGAAGTTTCAAGTGTGTATTAGAGTTTGCTAACATACTTTCTCAGGAATCATTTCCCTGAACAAATGATTTATTAGAGAAACTATCTAAGTTCAAATGATTTTAACTATATTGATCTTTAATTACATGAtgtgatagaaataaaaaattagaaaagtcaTAAGAGTATTCAGAATCATCAATTAATTCCATTAccttttaaacttttactttcaTTACCAAAAACATTGCCTTTTACATTATCCAAGAAAGAGCAAATCTACTGACAATGTTCCTTTTTATAGATAATCAAATCTACCCATATGCCCTTAATCAGAATATTTACAT from Papio anubis isolate 15944 chromosome 11, Panubis1.0, whole genome shotgun sequence encodes:
- the TASOR2 gene encoding protein TASOR 2 isoform X12 produces the protein MRQNWYVSVDSVLAAVLLPLWVIQPKYYFYELSGNTVTERPRQICPYVIVAFRYREPKTMAPPAHKSILERSENVLMSPWKGKLIVQDRMLCDIALWSTYGAMIPTQLPQELDFKYVMKVSSLKKRLPEAAFRKQNYLERKVCFQDLCFNLYEVELSNRQGENIDKLTECIKNKQLAIIKCLEDRGFFILLTSSALLSEPDFGGKQMGLHGLHLFHSPLSTGVKDLKVEDDISMKLIPILPALNCALLETKKSLPEERIHPNTLVKHFQELYKADRSPSLTVAPQDRMKDPTFLGKLPSGFDLIPPAEKCPSESLTQLNSYFSDPSAYILEVSTALDLLAEHPQSPCVSDGICDAGFSLVMTPDPDFPGSEAEVRKETETKKDSEEMLKAKKRVVVPLSPASNLRVQPKRKASMPHVVQSKKVNLCHPFPKRTAPRADNSSDSPTTLKLVKGQFPQKRKRGAEVLTAQFVQKTKLDRKNQEAPISKDVPVPTNAKRARKQEKSPVKTVPKAKPPVKKSPQKQRVNIVKGNENPRIRKQLQPVKGETASKLQSEISRDGQEDGISINSVQPENTTVAHNDLPENSIVNYDSQALNMLADLALSSATSSTPVSEPRNLHCSSELPQNDVLLSKENSLRSTSDHEYHRGVKSQKGELLPNPSSDRKSNSETDLIVSQDEESLVLCSQAPAKAQSALTEEMLESSDASQSSSVSVEHSYALLLREHSKKNLQEREIPSPVFPKNGTKSPEAVTPVGKVMPFRHQPGLLLQQKPPDEPMVKPKDRQASSRVKKSSCSRIVFSCDDSVKITFKCETEYAFSLDSKYTNNPLEKTVVRALHGPWNTDLPDNVEEVKLLLHMWVALFYSNQNKVIRSSRKVVEHSNPAKYVSINSTLESCELSEIEECLGLERCSADPLLETNEISRAHAAEVSFRDPNCLLPFIKTPLTQGLELCVQNEQKKTFARKRHPDTLENQDFVCSYNNEVIGEEAKQESFDKLKTSNLALSGIGSTRTNGPSVPNEEEIVQPLDSTRVASYSGTVTQTTFTRTYDGTGSQPVICQSSVCSTLENKADVPDAAMQTKTGTLQDLIQHGSPINNECHPSLERKDDNMECAMINPEPVTLIFEKNAHVPLQTEAVNTADEPTTFNKELIKQVSPAASLRHPVSTSEKAQTQGLRDISSLVVAGQKGSKYLCASSVGRETLDKEMCSLQKEMPLPVSLPSDKAMVMEALSLVKSSSYLLPSEEVRCTQNFLSQTQSLLSLSSEGLVEPTQVEVDSSAASTALGKQCSLNCISSGCHTSGDSLELRKNDKNGPNTENMNFEEFDSVFIKQRRLAVSREVSLELSEEDSDIDLALTISPPTSPREEMPAGEIEQFEEAPFSNLELQDVAEEIGEPEEVAVTESREVNSADSASVYPTVSEEPVENKERKGDNLQPVTVILSKENCTLEIAEEINVTSDFPFDSVIEEVSPASSPEPPVPVKETRPYQAVTPCILKLHGTQCEKSNRISQRVSEDLGITEKENFFVGPTHPVGQDNFTQVQQMQVSAEMPLILTDHPGRTGRPTLPGKVTEDIVSSEHDEGLSFSGKVQCYGRELNQPASAAEYTGDFSPSEKLVKSGNPLQPIRVENRNLDLKHLVLESSAPPFSPRNVTENMSLSDTLVSTAVPSGIVKQQTSPKSSQNNLLTSDLKTDEGVYLQVKSLTTASVDGAYSTQGCMCSVVPTLCSSSDSATLTHYVRPINAEPAFQAQEIPAVRMASLLKNGETEAELHKEITGLGPAGPQSNTKSSLKGECKAIHTLQDVSTCETKELLNVGVSSLCASPYQNTADTRENLSKEPLASFVSESFDTSVCGISTEHIEIENGGEGLRAQAGSETLGRDAEVSGNSDMHYELLSGDSDLDLLGDCRNAKCDLEDSCTLRGSYTRKKEDVPTDGCESSLNFHNHQGDWGCSSQVPGMEMSLPPGHWTTRVKKEEKCVPPYVQIRDLHGILRTYANFSVTKELKDTMRTSHSLRRHPSFTANCDLPSSWTSTWQVADDLTQNTLDLEYLRFAHKLKQTIKNGDSQHSASSTNVFPKELPTQISIGAFPLTKISEASILHPAPRSRSPLLVTVVESDPRPQGQPRRGYTASNLDNSSSWRERCSHNRDLTHSQRSQTVSFHLNKLKYNSTLKESRNDISLILNEYAEFNKVMKNSNQVVFQDKELNDASGEATAQVMYLPFPGRSISFEDIIIDLCSNLHIKLRSVVKEACKSTFLFYLVETEDKSFFVRTKNLLRKGGHTEIEPQHFCQAFHREDDTLIIIIRNEDISSHLHQIPSLLKLKHFPSVIFAGVDSPGDVLDHTYQELFRAGGFVITDDKILEAVTLVQLKEIIKILEKLNGNGKWKWLLHYRENKKLKEDERVDSTAHKKNMMLKSFQSANIIELLHYHQCDSRSSTKAEILKCLLNLQIQHIEARFAVFLTDKPTIPREVFENSGILVTDVNNFIENIEKVAAPFRTSYW